In a genomic window of Drosophila takahashii strain IR98-3 E-12201 chromosome 3L, DtakHiC1v2, whole genome shotgun sequence:
- the LOC108057386 gene encoding hippocampus abundant transcript 1 protein, whose protein sequence is MAQFQFLRPLEKILVKHSGIGKASVWHAVIVTFTHYFAWGLLIVPFIEKLSVSFGNRVLLVDGLVYGVRGILGFVTTPVMGAISDFRGRKVVMLLAVATTFSPIPFMMMKSWWFFAILTVSSVCGSTYSSSLAYVADVTSLENRSNGYGILAASFGASIAFSPLLGNFLMMSYGSAAVILIATIIGLMNILFIIFGVPESRVFKENSFVLEERYDKEDWNELLEEEEDGEITINLKERKQILNGEILKNKPILVIKEEELTEKEINDSTNRKTSDLWQVLSESRKDKNLLVIYLISFLSISAFNGVDSTAPVYLKTNMGFEYEEVSLLLGLLSLLGITSNLLLGYIMKLVGAKGSIRLGLFLLLSQLLCFGFGKRHWIFWMSSILAAMATIIPAANNAVASIYASPEHQGAVLGILSGIECLSEGLGPAIFGVLFYLFQEDSRDSQPLKSPISAPFVLSAIGVIVAILLTSLIKKETLEKEENEGTADEDELEPLTKIVYKGEKNDGYVKLEIDD, encoded by the coding sequence ATGGCGCAGTTCCAGTTTCTAAGACCCCTAGAGAAAATATTGGTCAAGCATTCGGGAATAGGAAAGGCAAGTGTTTGGCACGCCGTGATCGTGACCTTTACGCACTACTTTGCCTGGGGTCTACTGATAGTGCCCTTCATCGAGAAACTCTCGGTATCCTTTGGAAATCGCGTCCTTCTCGTCGATGGGTTGGTCTATGGAGTCCGTGGAATCCTGGGATTTGTCACCACGCCTGTGATGGGCGCCATTTCGGATTTTCGGGGTCGCAAAGTGGTGATGCTGTTAGCTGTGGCCACTACCTTTTCACCGATTCCATTCATGATGATGAAGAGCTGGTGGTTCTTCGCCATACTCACCGTTAGCTCCGTTTGTGGCAGCACTTACTCCTCGTCCTTGGCCTATGTGGCGGATGTCACCAGTTTGGAGAATAGATCGAATGGATATGGTATTTTGGCGGCCAGCTTTGGTGCTAGCATAGCTTTTTCCCCGCTTCTGGGCAATTTCCTGATGATGTCCTATGGATCGGCAGCAGTGATTTTGATTGCGACCATCATTGGCCTGATGAACATCCTTTTTATCATTTTCGGAGTTCCGGAAAGTCGAGTTTTCAAAGAAAATAGCTTCGTCTTGGAGGAAAGATATGACAAAGAAGATTGGAACGAGTTACTTGAAGAAGAGGAGGATGGGGAGATAACCATAAACCTTAAGGAGAGGAAACAGATCTTAAACGGTGagatcttgaaaaataaaccGATCCTTGTGATAAAGGAAGAAGAACTTACTGAAAAGGAAATAAACGATAGTACCAATAGAAAAACCTCGGATCTCTGGCAAGTTCTAAGTGAAAGTCGTAAGGATAAAAATTTACTAGTTATATACCTCATATCATTCCTATCGATATCTGCCTTCAACGGCGTAGACTCCACTGCGCCGGTTTATTTGAAAACCAATATGGGATTCGAGTACGAAGAGGTATCCCTGTTGTTGGGATTGCTATCCTTGCTAGGGATCACATCGAATCTTCTTTTGGGCTACATTATGAAGCTAGTTGGAGCGAAGGGATCGATCCGTTTGGGCCTGTTCCTCCTGCTATCGCAACTGCTTTGCTTTGGATTCGGAAAACGTCATTGGATCTTCTGGATGAGCAGCATATTGGCCGCCATGGCAACCATTATTCCGGCTGCCAACAATGCGGTGGCTTCGATTTACGCCAGTCCCGAACATCAGGGCGCTGTCCTTGGCATTCTCTCGGGGATCGAGTGCTTGAGCGAGGGTCTGGGACCCGCCATCTTCGGAGTGCTCTTCTACCTCTTTCAGGAGGATTCGAGGGATTCTCAACCACTGAAATCACCCATCTCAGCACCTTTTGTTCTAAGCGCCATCGGGGTAATTGTGGCCATCCTTCTGaccagtttaattaaaaaggagACTCtcgaaaaggaagaaaatgaAGGAACCGCGGATGAGGATGAACTGGAACCGCTAACGAAAATCGTCTATAAGGGCGAGAAAAATGATGGCTATGTAAAACTAGAGATAGATGACTAA
- the ND-39 gene encoding NADH dehydrogenase [ubiquinone] 1 alpha subcomplex subunit 9, mitochondrial translates to MAAIVLTRNLQLAKHHGSGVVGVLCLRGYSAAAAPPEDGPRPLKTTNPAAMKRGTGGRSSFNGIVATVFGATGFVGRYVCNKLGKSGSQMILPYRGDDSDVIRLKVTGDLGQVLFHFYNLDDPASIREAVKHSNVVINLVGRDFETKNFKYKDVHVNGAERIARIAREAGVERFIHLSSLNVEANPKDLFVKGGSEWLKSKYEGELRVRDAFPNATIIRPADIYGSEDRFLRYYAHIWRRQFRSMPLWHKGEKTVKQPVYVSDVAQAIINAAKDPDSAGRIYQAVGPKRYQLSELVDWFHRLMRKDQKRWGYMRYDMRWDPTFLLKAKLNSFICPGTPIGGLHPARIEREAVTDKVLTGVPTLEDLGVTLTTMEQQVPWELRPYRAALYYDAELGEFETPSPPKCIEARDELRLFA, encoded by the exons ATGGCCGCCATAGTACTAACCCGCAATCTCCAGCTGGCCA AGCACCATGGCAGTGGCGTGGTGGGAGTCTTGTGCCTGCGCGGATACTCCGCCGCTGCTGCGCCCCCGGAAGACGGTCCACGTCCGCTGAAGACCACCAATCCGGCTGCCATGAAGCGCGGAACTGGCGGACGGAGCAGTTTCAACGGGATTGTGGCCACCGTTTTCGGAGCCACCGGCTTTGTGGGTCGCTATGTTTGCAACAAACTGGGCAAATCCGGCAGCCAGATGATTCTGCCCTATCGCGGTGACGATTCGGATGTAATTCGCCTAAAGGTCACCGGAGATCTCGGCCAGGTGCTGTTCCACTTCTACAACCTGGACGATCCCGCCTCCATTCGGGAAGCCGTCAAGCACTCGAACGTGGTCATCAATCTGGTGGGCAGGGACTTCGAGACCAAGAACTTCAAGTACAAGGATGTCCATGTCAACGGAGCCGAGCGGATCGCCAG AATCGCCCGCGAGGCTGGCGTGGAGCGCTTCATCCACCTGTCCTCCCTGAACGTCGAGGCCAATCCCAAGGACCTGTTCGTCAAGGGCGGCAGCGAGTGGCTGAAGAGCAAGTACGAGGGTGAGCTGCGCGTGCGCGACGCCTTCCCCAATGCAACGATCATCCGTCCGGCGGATATCTACGGCTCCGAGGATCGCTTCTTGCGCTACTACGCGCACATCTGGCGGCGTCAGTTCCGCTCGATGCCGCTGTGGCACAAGGGCGAGAAGACCGTGAAGCAGCCCGTCTACGTGTCGGACGTGGCCCAGGCCATTATCAATGCCGCCAAGGATCCGGACAGCGCAGGTCGCATCTACCAGGCTGTGGG ACCCAAACGCTATCAGCTGAGCGAGCTGGTCGACTGGTTCCACCGCCTGATGCGCAAGGACCAGAAGCGCTGGGGCTACATGCGCTACGACATGCGCTGGGACCCCACCTTCCTGCTGAAGGCCAAGCTGAACAGCTTCATCTGCCCGGGCACCCCAATTGGCGGCCTGCATCCGGCTCGCATCGAGCGCGAGGCTGTCACCGATAAGGTTCTGACCGGTGTGCCCACGCTGGAGGATCTGGGCGTCACGCTGACCACAATGGAGCAGCAGGTGCCCTGGGAGCTGCGTCCCTACCGCGCTGCCCTCTACTACGACGCCGAGTTGGGCGAGTTCGAGACCCCATCGCCGCCCAAGTGCATCGAGGCGCGCGACGAGCTGCGTTTGTTTGCCTAG
- the ZnT77C gene encoding proton-coupled zinc antiporter SLC30A1, with protein MPVKEILQRCRPIPLYTVLVLSICYFVLQLILSHLTHGLTLLMASHHMLCNIFALGGCIITIKHSKQKPEAIDPPPIQTKVNGNGSGLIVNVAETEAQTRAKRECREQKLRNTFGWARIDILTMLIVFIILASLSFSLVVEALQTLVHIDHQDTMHLPIPVMMLGFVGLILNGLTYLLIGGYTLHQGSFLHLTPGGNVVLDRPAMSSNLDLSLEPMQRQLSKSRNDRQLREELEAEVGSVYFATKRQGAVEMLRDVSSTIFVIVCAAIVYVAEDEQHTAKFIDPVLSIFSCVLLVTLSYPYMKESCLILLQTIPGSIDLEIFERTLVTKFPEIISYHDLHIWQLAAHRYVATIHIQFQNPKLYLKIIEQVRAYFHDQGIGAVTIQPEFYPSTNKNASASLECLMQCQAAECIEKVCCRDSRTDLREVCDAPGGRKSSSPTKCQGDGHDHSRIKSKSCAELSAVVVEKPKELNAAQLLKGQGQSMPKLEQTPNEDTPSMKADTSKSNDCLPPPTSGD; from the exons ATGCCGGTGAAAGAGATTCTCCAGCGGTGCAGGCCCATCCCCCTGTACACCGTGCTGGTGCTATCCATCTGCTACTTCGTGCTCCAGCTGATCCTCAGCCACTTGACTCATGGACTCACATTGCTGATGGCCAGTCATCACATGTTGTGCAACATTTTCGCACTCGGCGGCTGCATTATTACAATTAAG CATAGTAAACAAAAACCGGAGGCCATAGATCCTCCCCCTATCCAAACGAAGGTAAATGGCAATGGTTCTGGGCTTATTGTCAACGTGGCCGAAACGGAGGCCCAAACTCGGGCCAAAAGGGAGTGTCGGGAGCAGAAGCTGCGCAACACTTTTGGCTGGGCCAGGATCGATATATTGACCATGCTGATTGTCTTCATCATCCTGGCCTCCTTATCCTTTTCGCTGGTGGTGGAGGCCCTCCAAACTCTGGTGCACATCGATCATCAGGACACGATGCATCTACCGATTCCCGTGATGATGCTGGGTTTCGTGGGCCTAATCCTGAATGGACTGACTTATCTGCTGATTGGAGGATATACCCTGCATCAGGGAAGCTTTCTGCACTTGACACCCGGCGGAAATGTGGTGCTCGATCGTCCCGCAATGTCCAGTAATTTGGATCTATCGCTCGAACCGATGCAAAGGCAACTCAGTAAATCCCGGAATGATCGTCAGTTACGCGAGGAACTCGAAGCGGAAGTGGGCAGTGTTTACTTTGCCACCAAACGCCAGGGAGCCGTCGAAATGCTAAGGGATGTGTCCAGTACCATTTTCGTGATCGTTTGTGCCGCAATCGTCTATGTGGCCGAGGATGAGCAGCATACGGCGAAGTTCATTGATCCTGTGCTTTCCATTTTCTCCTGTGTCCTGCTGGTCACGCTCAGTTATCCCTACA TGAAAGAATCCTGCCTGATCCTATTGCAAACCATTCCGGGTTCCATCGATTTGGAGATCTTTGAGCGGACACTGGTCACCAAATTCCCAGAGATTATCAGCTATCACGACCTGCACATTTGGCAGTTGGCCGCCCACCGATACGTGGCCACCATACACATCCAGTTCCAGAATCCCAAACTTTACCTCAAGATCATCGAACAGGTGCGAGCCTATTTCCACGATCAGGGAATCGGAGCGGTCACCATCCAACCGGAGTTCTATCCGTCCACCAATAAGAATGCCTCTGCCTCGCTGGAATGCCTGATGCAATGCCAGGCGGCGGAATGCATCGAGAAAGTTTGCTGCCGAGATTCTCGCACCGATCTTCGCGAGGTTTGTGATGCTCCCGGTGGCAGGAAGTCGTCTTCTCCAACGAAATGTCAGGGCGATGGACACGATCATAGCAGAATCAAGTCCAAATCCTGTGCCGAACTGAGTGCAGTGGTTGTGGAGAAGCCCAAGGAACTGAATGCAGCGCAGTTGCTTAAGGGGCAAGGTCAGTCCATGCCCAAACTGGAGCAAACGCCAAACGAGGATACTCCCTCAATGAAAGCTGATACATCCAAATCGAATGACTGTCTACCTCCTCCGACGAGTGGCGATTGA
- the isoQC gene encoding glutaminyl-peptide cyclotransferase isoform X1, translating into MRVLFRNYSMMEAVKRLLPRPRKKIYNLGACFELVDIPKISYNPSELSESRFLEYSNLSDKMHLREAINNILIPRVVGSGNHTIVRKYISDSLEDLGWNVEMDSFHDVAPIKGKLHFHNIIATLNPKAERYLVLACHYDSKYMPGVEFLGATDSAVPCAMLLNLAQVLQDQLNPLKQSKLSLMLLFFDGEEAFEEWGPKDSIYGARHLAKRWEREGKLDRIDMLVLLDLLGAPDPAFYSFFQNTESWYMRLLSVETRLAKLELLERYASSGVTQHDPTRYFQSQAMRSSYIEDDHIPFLRRNVPILHLIPVPFPDVWHKPTDNAAVIDYATTDNLALIIRLFALEYLLGGTEGEAK; encoded by the exons ATGCGTGTGCTATTCCGAAATTATTCAATGATGGAGGCCGTCAAGAGATTGCTGCCGAGGCCCCGCAAAAAGATCTACAATCTGGGCGCTTGCTTCGAGCTGGTGGATATTCCTAAG ATATCCTACAATCCCAGCGAGCTGTCCGAATCCCGCTTCCTGGAGTACAGCAATCTATCCGATAAAATGCACCTGCGAGAGGCCATTAACAATATTCTAATACCCCGAGTTGTGGGCTCGGGAAATCATACCATCGTGCGGAAGTATATATCCGACAGCTTAGAAGATCTCGGTTGGAATGTGGAGATGGACAGCTTCCATGACGTGGCGCCGATCAAGGGAAAATTGCATTTCCACAACATCATCGCCACGCTGAATCCCAAGGCTGAAAGATATCTAGTGCTCGCCTGTCATTACGATAGCAAATACATGCCGGGAGTGGAGTTTCTGGGGGCCACCGACTCTGCGGTGCCCTGTGCCATGCTCCTCAATCTCGCCCAGGTCCTCCAGGATCAGCTAAATCCCCTCAAGCAGAGCAAACTGAGCTTGATGCTCTTGTTTTTCGACGGCGAGGAGGCCTTCGAGGAATGGGGACCCAAGGATTCCATCTACGGAGCAAGACATCTGGCTAAAAGATGGGAGCGTGAAGGAAAACTGGACAGGATAGACATGCTGGTGCTGCTGGATCTTCTGGGAGCTCCCGATCCCGCTTTCTACAGCTTCTTCCAGAACACCGAGTCCTGGTACATGCGTCTCCTTTCTGTGGAGACTCGGCTGGCCAAGCTTGAGCTCCTCGAGCGCTACGCCAGCAGCGGAGTCACCCAGCACGATCCCACGCGCTACTTCCAGTCGCAGGCCATGCGCTCCTCCTACATCGAGGACGACCACATACCCTTCCTGCGGCGAAATGTGCCCATCCTGCACCTCATTCCGGTGCCCTTTCCCGATGTTTGGCACAAGCCCACCGATAACGCCGCAGTGATTGATTATGCGACGACGGACAACCTGGCGCTGATTATACGACTCTTCGCTTTGGAGTATCTGCTGGGCGGAACCGAAGGCGAAGCCAAGTAG
- the isoQC gene encoding glutaminyl-peptide cyclotransferase isoform X2: protein MLPQNARIWTLCVQTALLATLVRGSESLKDHLVGRLQISYNPSELSESRFLEYSNLSDKMHLREAINNILIPRVVGSGNHTIVRKYISDSLEDLGWNVEMDSFHDVAPIKGKLHFHNIIATLNPKAERYLVLACHYDSKYMPGVEFLGATDSAVPCAMLLNLAQVLQDQLNPLKQSKLSLMLLFFDGEEAFEEWGPKDSIYGARHLAKRWEREGKLDRIDMLVLLDLLGAPDPAFYSFFQNTESWYMRLLSVETRLAKLELLERYASSGVTQHDPTRYFQSQAMRSSYIEDDHIPFLRRNVPILHLIPVPFPDVWHKPTDNAAVIDYATTDNLALIIRLFALEYLLGGTEGEAK from the exons ATGCTCCCACAAAACGCTAGAATTTGGACGCTGTGCGTGCAGACGGCTTTGTTAGCCACCTTGGTCAGGGGATCCGAGTCGCTCAAGGATCATCTCGTGGGCAGATTACAG ATATCCTACAATCCCAGCGAGCTGTCCGAATCCCGCTTCCTGGAGTACAGCAATCTATCCGATAAAATGCACCTGCGAGAGGCCATTAACAATATTCTAATACCCCGAGTTGTGGGCTCGGGAAATCATACCATCGTGCGGAAGTATATATCCGACAGCTTAGAAGATCTCGGTTGGAATGTGGAGATGGACAGCTTCCATGACGTGGCGCCGATCAAGGGAAAATTGCATTTCCACAACATCATCGCCACGCTGAATCCCAAGGCTGAAAGATATCTAGTGCTCGCCTGTCATTACGATAGCAAATACATGCCGGGAGTGGAGTTTCTGGGGGCCACCGACTCTGCGGTGCCCTGTGCCATGCTCCTCAATCTCGCCCAGGTCCTCCAGGATCAGCTAAATCCCCTCAAGCAGAGCAAACTGAGCTTGATGCTCTTGTTTTTCGACGGCGAGGAGGCCTTCGAGGAATGGGGACCCAAGGATTCCATCTACGGAGCAAGACATCTGGCTAAAAGATGGGAGCGTGAAGGAAAACTGGACAGGATAGACATGCTGGTGCTGCTGGATCTTCTGGGAGCTCCCGATCCCGCTTTCTACAGCTTCTTCCAGAACACCGAGTCCTGGTACATGCGTCTCCTTTCTGTGGAGACTCGGCTGGCCAAGCTTGAGCTCCTCGAGCGCTACGCCAGCAGCGGAGTCACCCAGCACGATCCCACGCGCTACTTCCAGTCGCAGGCCATGCGCTCCTCCTACATCGAGGACGACCACATACCCTTCCTGCGGCGAAATGTGCCCATCCTGCACCTCATTCCGGTGCCCTTTCCCGATGTTTGGCACAAGCCCACCGATAACGCCGCAGTGATTGATTATGCGACGACGGACAACCTGGCGCTGATTATACGACTCTTCGCTTTGGAGTATCTGCTGGGCGGAACCGAAGGCGAAGCCAAGTAG
- the LOC108057383 gene encoding vacuolar ATPase assembly integral membrane protein VMA21 homolog, whose amino-acid sequence MSNKTKKAAGGNGGASKQSLQQSHDSQDYSSFKTVLFYCMLIVFLPVVTFFVLKGFVLDQFLNISEVKVNIASAVGAVVALHIALGLYIYRAYFGASGSKGSKTD is encoded by the exons ATGTCGAATAAGACCAAGAAAGCCGCCGGTGGCAACGGAGGTGCATCGAAACAAAGCCTCCAGCAGTCGCAT GACTCGCAGGACTACAGCTCCTTTAAGACAGTGCTCTTCTACTGCATGCTCATCGTTTTCCTGCCCGTGGTGACCTTCTTCGTGCTGAAAGGCTTCGTTCTGGATCAGTTTCTCAACATTTCCGAAGTTAAAGTCAATATAGCCTCCGCCGTGGGAGCGGTCGTGGCGTTGCACATCGCTTTGGGACTTTATATCTACAGGGCCTACTTTGGGGCATCCGGCTCTAAGGGCTCCAAAACGGACTAA